In a genomic window of Methanosarcina horonobensis HB-1 = JCM 15518:
- a CDS encoding restriction endonuclease, whose translation MKFWLLKAAGTLEDEERILDDSVVTIGWAELPDLSNKNKEQVKQLILEKYPGMRGGLSETWAGEIYSFITKIRKGDLVAVPLKARNEVLIGKVTGDYEHRQLSNFISHIRNVRWLKTFPKEYFEEEYDVDFNSPEALFPIKADSEKLSGLIETKSLEALIGELSFALEDLELMKERMLELVNKLAETEEIPEVRRIAAEMEKILK comes from the coding sequence ATGAAGTTCTGGTTGCTCAAAGCCGCAGGCACTTTAGAGGACGAAGAGAGAATTCTGGATGACAGCGTGGTTACCATCGGCTGGGCTGAACTCCCGGATCTATCAAACAAAAACAAAGAGCAGGTTAAACAACTCATACTCGAAAAATACCCGGGCATGCGGGGAGGGTTATCCGAAACCTGGGCAGGGGAAATCTACTCCTTTATCACAAAAATAAGGAAAGGAGACCTTGTCGCGGTCCCTCTCAAGGCAAGAAACGAGGTACTGATCGGAAAGGTAACCGGGGATTACGAACACAGGCAGCTCAGTAATTTTATCAGCCACATTCGGAATGTCAGGTGGCTCAAAACCTTTCCAAAGGAGTACTTTGAAGAGGAATATGATGTGGACTTTAATTCTCCTGAAGCCCTTTTTCCAATAAAAGCTGACTCTGAAAAGCTTTCAGGTCTCATAGAAACAAAAAGTCTGGAAGCCCTTATAGGAGAACTTTCTTTTGCTCTTGAAGACCTGGAACTGATGAAGGAGAGAATGCTCGAACTTGTGAACAAGCTGGCTGAAACCGAAGAAATACCTGAAGTCAGGAGAATTGCAGCGGAAATGGAAAAGATACTGAAATAA